The window GCACAGGACGATGGCGTCGTAGTCGCGGTTCAACTGGTCGATGCTCAGGTCGCGGCCGACCTCGACCCCGGTGACGAAGCGAATGCCGCCGGCGGCCATCACGTCCACGCGCCGCTGCACCAGCCCCTTGTCGAGCTTCATATTGGGGATGCCGTACATGAGCAGCCCGCCGATGCGGTCGGCCCGCTCGTAGACGGTGACTTCGTGGCCGACGGTGTTCAACTGCTCGGCGCAGGCCAGCCCGGCCGGGCCGGAGCCGATGACGGCCACGCGCTGGCCCGTGCGTCGGGCCGGGATGAGCGGCTCGACCCAGCCTTCGGCGTAAGCCCGCTCAACGATGGCGAATTCGATACTCTTGATCGTCACCGGCGGGTCGCTGATGCCCAGCGTGCAGGCCGCCTCGCACGGCGCGGGGCAGACCTGCCCGGTGAATTCCGGGAAGTTGTTGGTCTTGCGCAGCCGGTCGTAAGCCTGCCGCCACAGCCCGTGGTAGATGAGGTCGTTCCACTCCGGGATGAGGTTATTGATCGGGCAGCCGGAGGTCATCCCGTTCAGGATTTGCCCCTTGTGACAGAAGGGGATGCCGCAATCCATGCAGCGGGCGGCCTGGGTTTGCAGGCGCTCGTCGGGCAGGTGAAGGTGCAGCGGCTGCCAGTCGCGGACGCGCTCGTCGATCGGCCGCTCGCCCGGCGCTTCCCGCGCAAAGGTCATAAATCCGGTTATCTTACTCATGGTAAGCTCCTGAAGAAGAAACCACAGATTTCACAGATTTCACAGATTGAAGAGGTTAATGTTACTTATGTCAATACGTAACCGTTCGAGTACAGCTTTCTTAAATCTGTGAAATCTGTGTAATCTGTGGTTTTCCCCCTCTTAGTTTCCGCCGACGCGGGACAGGTCGCGGCGGTTGGCCTCGAAGGCGGCCATGATCGCGTCGTCGCCCGACAGCCCGGCGGCCTCGGCCTCGGCCAGCGCCCGCAGGACGCGGCCGTAATCCTTGGGCATCACCTTCACGAAACGCGTCCACGTCTCGTCCCACGCGCCGACCATGCGCCAGGCCGGGCTGCTGCCGGTGTGGAGGGCGTGCTTCCAGACCATGTTGTTCAGTTCGTCGGCGTCGGCCGGCTCCAGCGGCAACAGATCGACCATATCGCGATTGCAGCGCTCGGCGAACGAGCCGTCGTGGTCATAGACGTAGGCGATGCCGCCCGACATGCCCGCGGCGAAGTTGCGCCCGGTATTGCCCAGCACGGCCACCCGGCCGCCGGTCATGTATTCGCAGCCGTGATCGCCCACGCCCTCGATGACCAGCGTCGCCCCACTGTTACGCACGGCAAAGCGCTCGCCGGCCACGCCGCGCACGTAAGCCTCGCCGCTCGTCGCGCCGTAGAAGGCCACGTTGCCGATGATAATATTATTCTCCGGGGCGAAGATCGATCCGTCGGGCGGCTTGATGGCGATGACGCCGCCGCACAACCCCTTACCCACGTAGTCGTTGGCGTCGCCGGCCAGGGTGAAGGTGACGCCCGGCGGCAGGAACGCGCCGAAACTCTGCCCGGCCGACCCCTCAAAGGTCAGTCGAATCGTCTCCTCCGGCAGCCCGGCCGCGCCGTAGCGCTGGGTGATGGCGTGGCTGAGCTGCGTGCCCACCGTGCGGTAAACGTTGCGGATCGGCAGCGTGGCCGCCACCGTCTCGCCGCGCTCCAGGGCCGGGGCACACAAGTCGAGCAACACTGTCTGATCCAGGCTGCTCGCCAGGCCGTGATCCTGGGCCGTGGTGCAGCGCCGGGCCACATCCGGCCCCACGTCGGGCCGGAAAAGCAGCGCCGACAGATCGAGCCGCCCGGCCTTGGGATGATCGCCGCCGTCGCGCGGGGTCAGCAGGTCGACGCGGCCGATGAGTTCGTCCAACGTGCGCGCCCCCAGCGCGGCCATGTGCTCGCGCACGTCCTCGGCCACAAAGCGCATGAAGTTCTCGACGTGTTCCGGTTTGCCCATAAACCGCTTACGCAATTCCGGGTTTTGCGTCGCCACACCCACCGGGCAGGTGTCCAGATGGCAGACGCGCATCATGATACACCCCATCGCCACCAGCGGGCCGGTGGCAAAGCCGAACTCCTCGGCTCCCAGCAGCGCGGCGATGACCACGTCGCGGCCGCTCTTGAGCTGGCCGTCGGTCTCCAGCCGCACCCGGCTTCGCAGGTTGTTGAGCACCAGCGTCTGGTGCGTCTCGGCCAGCCCCAATTCCCAGGGCAGCCCGGCGTGCTTGATGCTCGACGCGGGCGACGCGCCCGTGCCGCCGTCGTGGCCGCTGATCAGGATGACGTCGGCGTGCCCCTTGGCGACCCCGGCGGCCACCGTGCCCACGCCGACCTCCGACACGAGCTTGACGTTGATCCGCGCGGCGGGGTTGGCGTTCTTCAAGTCATAGATGAGCTGGGCCAAATCCTCGATGGAGTAGATGTCGTGGTGCGGCGGCGGCGAAATGAGACCGACGCCGGGCGTCGAGAAGCGCGTCTTGGCGATCCAGGGGTAGACCTTGTGGCCGGGCAGTTGGCCGCCCTCGCCGGGTTTGGCTCCCTGGGCCATCTTGATCTGGATCTCCTGGGCCTGGCTCAGATATTCGATGGTGACGCCGAACCGGCCGCTGGCGACCTGCTTGATGGCGCTGTTGCGGTTGTGGCGGCCGGTGGGGTCGGGCGAATAGCGGTCGGGGTCTTCGCCGCCCTCGCCGGTGTTGCTCCTGCCGCCGATGCGGTTCATGGCGATGGCCAGCGTCTCGTGGGCCTCCTGGCTGATCGAGCCGTAGGACATGGCCCCCGTCTTGAAGCGGGCCATGATGGCCGCGACCGGCTCCACTTCGTCCAGCGGGACGGGCGCGGCGGGGTAGTTGAACTCCAGCATGGCCCGCAGCGTCGCCAGATGGGTCTCGCGGTCGTGGACTTCGGCGGCGTACTGCTTGTAGGCGGCGTAATCCCCTTCGCGCACGGCGTGTTGCAGGCGGTGGATGGTGGAGGGATTGAACAGGTGGAACTCGCCGTTCTGGCGGTACTGGTAACGGCCGCCGGCCTCCAGCGTGTGGCCGTTGGCCGGGCGCTCCGGGAAGGCGGAGTCGTGGCGCTGCTGGGCCTCGGCGGCGATCACGTCGAGATCGGCCCCCTCGATGCGCGTCGGCGTGCCGGTGAAATAGCGGTCGACCACAACGCGACTGAGGCCCAACGCCTCGAAGATTTGCGCCCCGTGGTAGCTCTGCACGGTGGAGATGCCCATCTTGGAGATGACCTTGACCACGCCCTTGGTGCAGGCTTTCAGGTATTTCTTGACCGCGTCCTCGTAGGCGATGCCGGTCAACTGGCGGCGGGCGATCAGGTCGTGGATGGTCTCGAAGGCCAGGAACGGGTTAATAGCGTCCGCGCCGTAACCGATCAGGCAGGCGAAGTGATGTATCTCGCGCGGCTCGCCCGACTCGACGAGCAGGCTGACCCGCGAGCGCGTCCCGCGACGGATGAGATGGTGGTGCAGCCCGGCCACGGCCAGCAGGGCCGGCATGGCCGCCTCGTCGCGGCTGATGCCCCGGTCGCTGAGGATGATCAGATTCGCGCCGCCGGCAATGCCCCGGTCGGCGGCGGCGAAGAGCACCTCGAGCGCGGCGGCCAGCCCCGCGCCGCCGGTGCGCGAGGGGAAGAGCATCGGCAGGGTGATGGCGCTGAAGCCGGTCACGACCGGCTTGCGCCCGCCGATGCCGCGCAACTTGGCCAGTTCGGCGTTGGTCAGGATGGGGGATTGCAGGCGGACGCGGCGGCAATCTTCCGGCCGCGGGTTCAGCAGGTCGCCCTCGGAGCCGAGCAGCACGGCGCTGCTGGTGACCAGTTCCTCGCGGATGGCGTCGATGGGCGGGTTGGTCACCTGGGCGAACAGTTGGCGGAAGTAGTTATAGAGCAATTGCGGCTGGACCGACAGGACGGCCGGCGGCGTGTCGTCGCCCATCGAGGCCAACGGTTCCACGCCGTCGCGGGCCATCGGGGCCAGGATGAGGCGCAAGTCCTCGAAGGCATAGCCGAAGGCGTGCTGGCGCAAGACGACCGTGTCGTGGGTCGACATGCGCTCGCGACCGGCCTCGGGCAGCTCTTCCAGCGTCAGCAGGTGCTCGCCCAGCCAATCGGCGTAGGGCTGCTCGGCAGCGATGCGGCGCTTGAGTTCGTCGTCAGCCACAATGCGCCCCTCGACCGTATCGACCAGCAGCATCCGCCCCGGTTGCAGCCGGCCCTTGTAGCGCACGGCATCGGGCGGCACGTCGAGCACGCCGACCTCGGAGGCCATGATCACCCGGTCGTCGGTGGTCACGTAATAGCGCGACGGCCGCAGCCCGTTGCGATCCAGCACCGCGCCGATGAGCGCGCCGTCGCTGAAGATAATCGACGCCGGGCCGTCCCACGGCTCCATCAGGGCGCTATGGTAGGCGTAGAAGGCGCGTTTGTCGGCGCTCATGGCCGGGTTCTTCTCCCACGGCTCGGGGATCATCATCATCACGGCCTGGGGCAGCGAGCGCCCGGCCAGGGTCAGGAACTCCAGCGCGTTGTCGAACATGGCCGAGTCGGTGCCGTCCTCGTCGATGATGGGCAGCAGCTTGGGCAGGTCATCGCCGAAGGCGGCCGAGCGAAACAGCGTCGCGCGCGCCCGCATGGCGTTGACGTTGCCCTTGATGGTATTGATCTCCCCATTGTGGGCCAAAAAGCGGCTGGGATGGGCCCGTTTCCAGGCCGGGAAGGTATTGGTTGAGAAGCGGGAATGGACGAGGGCGATGGCCGAATCAAAAAGGGGGTCGGACAGATCGGGGAAGTAGGGGCGCAGTTGCTCGGCCAGCAACATACCCTTATAGACCGTGGTGCGACACGACAGCGAGGCGATGTAGAACGCGGCGTCGCCGGCCATCCGGCCACAGTCCATCAGCTTTTCGGCCAGGCGGCGGATGACGAACAGCTTGCGCTCGAAGGCCAACGGATCGGCGGCCAGATTGTCGCCGCGGCCGATGAACACCTGGCGCATGAACGGCTCGCTGCGGGCCGCGCCGGCCCCCAGATCGCAATCGCCCGTCGGCACGTCGCGCCAGCCGAGCAGGGTTTGCCCCTCGGCGGCGACGATGGCAGCAAAGGCGGTCTCGCAGGCAGCGCGACGGTCGGGGTCACGCGGCAGAAAGAGCAGGCCGACGCCATAGTCGCCCGGCGGCGGCAAGTGGAAGCCCAGGCCCTCGGCCGCGGCGGCGAAGAAGGCGTGGGGCAACTGGACGAGCAGGCCCGCCCCGTCGCCGGTGTTGGCCTCGGCGCCGCGCGCCCCGCGGTGGCTCATGTTCTCCAACACCGTCAGCGCGTCGGCGACGATGGCGTGGGAACGGCGGCCCTTGATGTGGGCGACGAAACCCACCCCGCAGGCGTCATGCTCAAAACGGGGATCGTAGAGGCCCTGCTGAGCAGGCTCCTCATTGGCCTGGGCTTGCGCCTGGCCGGCTTGATCTGGCTGGTCTTGTTGCTCGGAACGCCCCATGGTCTTCTCCTGTATGTGGCCCCCAGACCTTGCGGTCTGTCAGGCGTTCGCCGCGAACTTCGCTCGCGATAAGTGCTATTAATGTACAAAAATCGCCCGAAAATAGGCGTACCCTCTAGTGTAGCGCGGCGTCGCCGGAGAAGATTTATACAGTTTTAACGAAATAGTAACCGTCAACGTTATTTGTTTTCGTTAATTGACACACAGCGTCATTGGAGTATCATGTACGCTTGTGTCCAGCCACGGCCCCAGCGGCCGAGGGTGGGCCGAATAGAATAATCAGTCTTAGGCCACGACGCCTCACGCAACGCTCAAGCGAGCTTTGCGGCGAGGCGTTTTTTATTTTGCCGGTGGCCGGCGTGATGGCGGTCAGTCGATAATAAATGGAGGAGAGACAATGAACCGTTTTCGTACAATCAGGAGAGTGGTGAATATCGTACTGGTGGTGGGTCTGTTGCTGTTCGCCACGCGCACGGCCTTTGCCCAGGACGCCGTCCAACCGGCCGTGAACGCGCTGGATACGGTCTGGGTACTGTTTTGCGCCTTCCTGGTCTTTTTCATGCAGGCCGGTTTCGGCTTTCTGGAGGCCGGTTTCGTGCGCTCCAAGAACGTCGTCAACATATTGGCCGAGAACTTCATGGACACGACGATGGCGACCGTGGCCTTCATCTTCGTCGGCTTCGGCCTGATGTTCGGTGCCGGCAACAGCTTCTTCGGCACGGAGTGGTTCGCCTTGCGCGGCATCCCGGAAATTTATCCGGGGCTGACCATCCCCACCCTGGCCTTCTTCTTTTTCCAATTCGCCTTCTGCGCCGCCGCGGGGGCCATCGCCTCGGGCATGATGGCCGAGCGCACCAACTTCAAGGCCGACCTGTGCTATAGCCTGGTCACGGCGGGCTTGATCTACCCGGTGTTCGGCCATTGGGTGTGGGGCGGCGGCTGGCTGGCCCAAATGGGCTACATCGACTTCGCCGGGTCGTCGGTCGTCCACATCGTCGGCGCGTGCATCGGGCTGGCCGGCACACTGACGCTGGGCAAGCGCAAAGACAAGGTCTTCGGCGACAGCATCCGCGGCCATAGCCTGCCCCTGGCGGCGTTGGGCACATTCATCCTGTGGCTGGGCTGGTTCGGCTTCAACCCCGGCAGCACCCTGGTCGCCGAGCCGATCTCGATCTCCCACATCGTCGTGACCACCGACTTCGCGGCCACGGCCGGGGCTATCGTCGCCATTTTGCTGGCCTACGTCCAGATGCGCAAATGGGACATCAGCATGGCCTTCAACGGCGCGCTGGGTGGCCTGGTGGCGATTACCGCCTCGGCGGCATTCGTCACGCCCATGTCGGCCCTGGTCATCGGTTCCATCGCCGGCGTGGTCGTTTTCCTGGGCGTCCACATGCTGGAAGTGTTCAAGATCGACGACCCGGTGGGGGCGCTGCCGGTGCACGGCCTGAACGGCGTCTTCGGCATCCTGGCCGTCGGCATCTTCGCCGGCAACGGCGTCGGCCTGCTCTCCGGCGGCGGTTTCGCCCAACTGGGCATCCAGCTGATCGGCATCGTGGCCTGCATTGCCTGGGCATTCCCGGTTTCGCTGCTATTATTCCAGGTATTGAAGCGTACCGTCGGCCTGCGTGTATCGGCCGAGGTGGAGGAAGAAGGACTGGATCACGCGCAGCACGGGCTGCACTCCCATCCCGAGTTTGTGGAGCCAACCCCGCTACGTCCCTATGGCGATCTGCGCCCGATCGGCGGTCTATCCGCCCCGGCGGGCACCGACTAACCAACTGCGAAGGGTTCACCCCGATTGGTTGATTCCAGCCCGGCCCCCTCGCGCAGAGAGGGGGCCGGGCACATTGTTTGTCATCCCACTATTGGAGGTTTTTTGCAATGACACCGAACGACGTATCCAAATTGATTAAAGAGAAGAGCATCGAAGTCATAGACATCAAGTTCACCGACCTGTTTGGTCAGTGGCAACACTTCTCCGTGCCGGTTGAGGAATTCAGCGAAGAAGGGGCCTTCGAGGAAGGTCTGGGCTTCGACGGCTCCTCGATCCGCGGCTTCCAGAGCATCGAATCGAGCGACATGATCCTCATCCTCG is drawn from Candidatus Promineifilum breve and contains these coding sequences:
- a CDS encoding ammonium transporter gives rise to the protein MNIVLVVGLLLFATRTAFAQDAVQPAVNALDTVWVLFCAFLVFFMQAGFGFLEAGFVRSKNVVNILAENFMDTTMATVAFIFVGFGLMFGAGNSFFGTEWFALRGIPEIYPGLTIPTLAFFFFQFAFCAAAGAIASGMMAERTNFKADLCYSLVTAGLIYPVFGHWVWGGGWLAQMGYIDFAGSSVVHIVGACIGLAGTLTLGKRKDKVFGDSIRGHSLPLAALGTFILWLGWFGFNPGSTLVAEPISISHIVVTTDFAATAGAIVAILLAYVQMRKWDISMAFNGALGGLVAITASAAFVTPMSALVIGSIAGVVVFLGVHMLEVFKIDDPVGALPVHGLNGVFGILAVGIFAGNGVGLLSGGGFAQLGIQLIGIVACIAWAFPVSLLLFQVLKRTVGLRVSAEVEEEGLDHAQHGLHSHPEFVEPTPLRPYGDLRPIGGLSAPAGTD
- the gltB gene encoding glutamate synthase large subunit; this translates as MGRSEQQDQPDQAGQAQAQANEEPAQQGLYDPRFEHDACGVGFVAHIKGRRSHAIVADALTVLENMSHRGARGAEANTGDGAGLLVQLPHAFFAAAAEGLGFHLPPPGDYGVGLLFLPRDPDRRAACETAFAAIVAAEGQTLLGWRDVPTGDCDLGAGAARSEPFMRQVFIGRGDNLAADPLAFERKLFVIRRLAEKLMDCGRMAGDAAFYIASLSCRTTVYKGMLLAEQLRPYFPDLSDPLFDSAIALVHSRFSTNTFPAWKRAHPSRFLAHNGEINTIKGNVNAMRARATLFRSAAFGDDLPKLLPIIDEDGTDSAMFDNALEFLTLAGRSLPQAVMMMIPEPWEKNPAMSADKRAFYAYHSALMEPWDGPASIIFSDGALIGAVLDRNGLRPSRYYVTTDDRVIMASEVGVLDVPPDAVRYKGRLQPGRMLLVDTVEGRIVADDELKRRIAAEQPYADWLGEHLLTLEELPEAGRERMSTHDTVVLRQHAFGYAFEDLRLILAPMARDGVEPLASMGDDTPPAVLSVQPQLLYNYFRQLFAQVTNPPIDAIREELVTSSAVLLGSEGDLLNPRPEDCRRVRLQSPILTNAELAKLRGIGGRKPVVTGFSAITLPMLFPSRTGGAGLAAALEVLFAAADRGIAGGANLIILSDRGISRDEAAMPALLAVAGLHHHLIRRGTRSRVSLLVESGEPREIHHFACLIGYGADAINPFLAFETIHDLIARRQLTGIAYEDAVKKYLKACTKGVVKVISKMGISTVQSYHGAQIFEALGLSRVVVDRYFTGTPTRIEGADLDVIAAEAQQRHDSAFPERPANGHTLEAGGRYQYRQNGEFHLFNPSTIHRLQHAVREGDYAAYKQYAAEVHDRETHLATLRAMLEFNYPAAPVPLDEVEPVAAIMARFKTGAMSYGSISQEAHETLAIAMNRIGGRSNTGEGGEDPDRYSPDPTGRHNRNSAIKQVASGRFGVTIEYLSQAQEIQIKMAQGAKPGEGGQLPGHKVYPWIAKTRFSTPGVGLISPPPHHDIYSIEDLAQLIYDLKNANPAARINVKLVSEVGVGTVAAGVAKGHADVILISGHDGGTGASPASSIKHAGLPWELGLAETHQTLVLNNLRSRVRLETDGQLKSGRDVVIAALLGAEEFGFATGPLVAMGCIMMRVCHLDTCPVGVATQNPELRKRFMGKPEHVENFMRFVAEDVREHMAALGARTLDELIGRVDLLTPRDGGDHPKAGRLDLSALLFRPDVGPDVARRCTTAQDHGLASSLDQTVLLDLCAPALERGETVAATLPIRNVYRTVGTQLSHAITQRYGAAGLPEETIRLTFEGSAGQSFGAFLPPGVTFTLAGDANDYVGKGLCGGVIAIKPPDGSIFAPENNIIIGNVAFYGATSGEAYVRGVAGERFAVRNSGATLVIEGVGDHGCEYMTGGRVAVLGNTGRNFAAGMSGGIAYVYDHDGSFAERCNRDMVDLLPLEPADADELNNMVWKHALHTGSSPAWRMVGAWDETWTRFVKVMPKDYGRVLRALAEAEAAGLSGDDAIMAAFEANRRDLSRVGGN